Below is a window of Shinella sp. PSBB067 DNA.
TCGTCGAGGACAAGGACGACCGCACCTTCTTCGACCCCGCAAGGAAGATCGGCGCGCAGGTCTCCGCCGCCCTTCTGGAACGCGGCGTCATCGGCCGCGCCATGCCGCAGGGCGACATCCTCGGCTTCGCCCCGCCGCTCTGCCTGACGCGGCAGGAGGCGGACATCGTGGTGAAGGCGACGGCCGATGCTGTGAAGTCCGTTCTCGGCTGATTCCGCTTGAACCGATCGGGGCAGCGGCTAGGTGTTTGATCCCACGGTTTGATGGTGCGATCCTTTCTTTGGAATGGAAGGAAGCCCTATGGGACAAGTTCGTCACGGCAGCGCCACGACCACGCACGCTGTCCGAGCAGCAATACAGCGATCGCAAGCTTCGCTCGCGCAGCTGAGCCGGGAGCTGGGCATCAACCCCAAGACCGTTGCGAAGTGGCGCAAGCGCGCGACGGTGGACGATATGAAGACCGGGCCATCGGAACCGCGCTCTACAGTCCTGTCGGCGGATGAAGAGGCGGCGATCATAGCATTCCGGCGCCATACACTGCTGCCGTTGGACGACTGCCTTTACGCCCTGCACCCCTCGATCCCCCACCTGACGCGATCCGCGCTGCACCGCTGCTTGCAGCGGCATGGCATATCGCGTCTGCCTGATGTGGAAGGCGACAAGCCTAAACGGTCGAAGTTCAAGCGCTACCCCATAGGGTTCTTCCATATCGACATCGCCGAGGTTCAGACCGCTGAAGGCAAACTATATTTGTTCGTCGGCATCGACCGCACGAGCAAGTTCGCCGTGACCCAACTCGTTGACAAGGCAGACAGGGAGACCGCTTGGGAATTCCTTCAGCATATGCTCGAAGCCGTGCCCTACCAGGTCCATACTATTCTCACTGATAACGGCATCCAGTTCGCAGAGCAGCCTCGGAATCGGAATACCATCTACTCCCGCCCGCTGCGCTTCGACATGATCTGCGAGGCAAACGGCATTGAACACCGGCTGACCAAGCCCAACCATCCATGGACCAATGGGCAGGTCGAGCGGATGAACCGCACGATCAAGGAGGCCACCGTCAAGCGCTTCCATTACGATAGCCACGACCAGCTCCGAGCACACCTGACGGACTTCATGGCAGCCTACAACTTCGCCCGCAGGCTCAAGACCCTCAGTGGACTCACGCCATACGAATACATCTGCAAGATCTGGACATCAGAGCCTCACAGATTCATCCTAAACCCGATCCACCAGATGCCGGGACTGAACAGCTAGGCTGCCCCGCATCCGCACCGAACCCCGGACCCGGCCCGCCATGACATCCATAAACGACCGCATCCTTGACGCCGTCGACCGGCTTTTCGACGACGAGGTGCGCTTTCTGGAAAAGCTGGTCGGATTCCGGTCCCTGCGCAACGAAGAAGCCGAAGCGCAGGATTTCATCGCCGAGGCCCTGCGGCAACGCGGCTTCACGGTGGAGCGCCTGCGCACCGACGCCTCGAAGATCGGGCACCATCCGGCCTTTTCGCCTGCCACCGTCGACTATGCAGAAAGCTGGAACGTCGTCGGCCGGAAGGCGGCGACCGGAATCGGCGGGCGCTCGCTCGCCTTCAACTCCCATGTCGACATCGTGCCGGCGGGAAGCGGCCATCGCTGGACCTCCCCGCCCTTCCAGCCCGTCCGTCGCGGCGACTGGCTCCATGGTCGAGGCGCCGGCGACATGAAGGCCGGCCTTGCCGCCTCCATCTTCGCGCTCGACGCCATCGCCGCGGCCGGGCTTTGCCTGCGGGGCGACGTCCAGGTCCAGTCGGTCGTGGAGGAGGAGATCACCGGCAACGGCGCGGCAACCCTCTTTTCCCACGGTTTCATCGCCGATGTGGTCGTCAGCCCCGAGCCGACCGACGAGCAACTGGTGCGCGCCAATGCCGGCGTCATCAAGTTCCGGCTGGAAACGAAGGGCCGCCCGGCCCATCCCCGTGATCCCGAATCCGGCCAGAGCGCCATCGACCTGATGATCCGCCTCATCGGCCACCTAAGAACGCTGGAACGCAAATGGATCGGGGAGCGCCGGGACAAGCACCTGTTCAAGGATCTGCCGAACCCCGTCGCCCTGACGATCGGCACGATCGAAGGCGGCGACTGGATCGCCTCCATCCCGAGCGATTGCACCGCAGAAGGCCGGATCGGCTTTTACCCCGGCGAGGACCCGAAGGCACGCGCCGCCGAATTCGAAGCCTTCCTCGATCATGTCCAGGGGGAAGACCCGGCCTTTGCAGGCGAGCGCCTGGTCGCCCTCAGCTGGGTCGGCGTGATGCATGCAGGCTACGAGCTGGCCGAGGGGTCCGCCGCTGAAAACATCCTCCGCTCCGCCCACGCCCTCACGCATGAGGGGGCCGACCTGCCGTCCTACGTGATGGCCTGCTATCTCGATGCAGCCGTCTTTGCCGTGCACGGCAACATCCCCTCGCTCGTCTACGGCCCGATCGCCGAGAACATCCACGGCATCGACGAGCGCGTCAGCCTTTCCTCGCTGAAACGCGTCACCAGGACGCTCGCCCTCTTCGCCGCTGACTGGTGCGGGACGGAGGAACGCTGACGGACAGTTTCGGGTATTGCGGGCGAAGGGCCGAAATGACGGGGCCGGACAGGTCGCGAAGCCGAAGCATTCGCGGCCTGCCCGGCCCGATCAGAGGTGACCACCCTTTGCCCATGCGGGCGTCACCCG
It encodes the following:
- a CDS encoding IS481 family transposase; protein product: MGQVRHGSATTTHAVRAAIQRSQASLAQLSRELGINPKTVAKWRKRATVDDMKTGPSEPRSTVLSADEEAAIIAFRRHTLLPLDDCLYALHPSIPHLTRSALHRCLQRHGISRLPDVEGDKPKRSKFKRYPIGFFHIDIAEVQTAEGKLYLFVGIDRTSKFAVTQLVDKADRETAWEFLQHMLEAVPYQVHTILTDNGIQFAEQPRNRNTIYSRPLRFDMICEANGIEHRLTKPNHPWTNGQVERMNRTIKEATVKRFHYDSHDQLRAHLTDFMAAYNFARRLKTLSGLTPYEYICKIWTSEPHRFILNPIHQMPGLNS
- a CDS encoding ArgE/DapE family deacylase; amino-acid sequence: MTSINDRILDAVDRLFDDEVRFLEKLVGFRSLRNEEAEAQDFIAEALRQRGFTVERLRTDASKIGHHPAFSPATVDYAESWNVVGRKAATGIGGRSLAFNSHVDIVPAGSGHRWTSPPFQPVRRGDWLHGRGAGDMKAGLAASIFALDAIAAAGLCLRGDVQVQSVVEEEITGNGAATLFSHGFIADVVVSPEPTDEQLVRANAGVIKFRLETKGRPAHPRDPESGQSAIDLMIRLIGHLRTLERKWIGERRDKHLFKDLPNPVALTIGTIEGGDWIASIPSDCTAEGRIGFYPGEDPKARAAEFEAFLDHVQGEDPAFAGERLVALSWVGVMHAGYELAEGSAAENILRSAHALTHEGADLPSYVMACYLDAAVFAVHGNIPSLVYGPIAENIHGIDERVSLSSLKRVTRTLALFAADWCGTEER